A region of Longimicrobiales bacterium DNA encodes the following proteins:
- a CDS encoding PEP-CTERM sorting domain-containing protein, with translation MRKIMMFAGITAVLGAATPASAQWAQFHEWDFCTANALSVCMNFTLNRETGTDNYTLRVTYVSTDAAAGQQGAMTAAGLYTANNAAELNIQNLGFVAISPSTASWGLGGTGLTGGGPINVVVGANADQGITNGLPVAGWVELSFTSSNLGTYNMNDLHARSHVQGFGPNNCSLKPDSNLPGTLVDPASEIDERCGAGPPTEVVPEPITMILLGSGLLGVGGAQARRRRRNALTEEI, from the coding sequence ATGTTTGCGGGAATAACGGCAGTGCTCGGCGCGGCGACCCCCGCGTCCGCGCAGTGGGCGCAGTTCCATGAATGGGACTTCTGCACTGCGAACGCGCTGTCGGTGTGCATGAATTTCACACTGAATCGTGAGACGGGTACCGACAATTACACGTTGCGGGTGACCTACGTCAGCACGGATGCCGCAGCGGGCCAGCAGGGCGCCATGACCGCGGCGGGCCTGTACACCGCGAATAATGCGGCAGAGCTGAACATTCAGAATCTCGGCTTCGTCGCCATTTCGCCCAGCACGGCCTCCTGGGGCCTCGGCGGCACTGGTCTCACCGGTGGCGGACCCATCAACGTGGTGGTCGGCGCGAACGCGGATCAGGGCATCACCAACGGGCTGCCTGTCGCCGGCTGGGTGGAGCTGTCGTTCACGTCCAGCAACCTGGGGACGTATAACATGAACGATCTCCATGCCCGCTCGCACGTCCAGGGCTTCGGGCCGAACAACTGTTCGCTCAAGCCGGACAGCAACCTCCCGGGCACTCTTGTGGACCCGGCGAGCGAGATCGATGAGCGCTGCGGTGCCGGCCCGCCGACCGAGGTCGTGCCCGAGCCGATCACGATGATCCTGCTCGGCTCCGGTCTCCTCGGTGTGGGAGGCGCGCAGGCCCGACGCCGGCGCCGCAACGCGCTGACCGAAGAAATCTGA